One genomic segment of Theobroma cacao cultivar B97-61/B2 chromosome 6, Criollo_cocoa_genome_V2, whole genome shotgun sequence includes these proteins:
- the LOC18595995 gene encoding mavicyanin: MKSEPRNTKMNNSSMEPFRGLVCTCFLILAAMNIGSVEASEGFKVGDHIGWQQPSANNTAVYSQWARSKRFHVGDSLSFEYQNDSVLVVEKWDYFHCNTNKPISSFNDGKTVINLDRPGLFYFLSGAVDHCKKGQKLLIRVMGLHQRAESPPSGVDIAPGPHPSSGLVVTVTLSSVFVALTVTVVTLV; encoded by the exons ATGAAGTCTGAACCTCGTAATACAAAAATGAACAACTCAAGTATGGAACCTTTCCGGGGTTTAGTTTGCActtgttttcttattttagcTGCCATGAATATTGGCTCAGTTGAAGCTTCCGAAGGGTTCAAAGTGGGCGATCATATAGGTTGGCAGCAGCCTAGCGCTAACAACACTGCGGTGTACAGCCAGTGGGCTAGGAGCAAAAGGTTTCATGTTGGAGACTCCCTTT CTTTTGAGTATCAGAATGACTCAGTCCTGGTGGTGGAGAAATGGGATTACTTTCATTGCAACACAAACAAACCCATCTCTTCCTTTAACGATGGAAAGACTGTTATCAATCTTGATAGGCCTGGACTCTTCTACTTCCTCAGCGGCGCCGTCGATCACTGCAAGAAGGGTCAGAAATTGCTCATCCGGGTGATGGGTTTGCACCAAAGAGCTGAATCTCCACCTTCTGGGGTTGACATAGCACCAGGACCACATCCTAGTTCAGGATTAGTGGTTACAGTGACACTTAGTTCAGTCTTTGTGGCTCTTACTGTCACAGTCGTAACTTTGGTATGA